The following coding sequences lie in one Polyodon spathula isolate WHYD16114869_AA chromosome 37, ASM1765450v1, whole genome shotgun sequence genomic window:
- the gnl1 gene encoding guanine nucleotide-binding protein-like 1, translating into MPKKKPFSVKQKKKQLQDKRERKRGPPDEVRAGSNSRSGSMERRREEHTDTSDSESVSLQVRRVNQQPGPRRPGERGYDPNRYRIHFERESKEEIEHRKKASREKVLEPVRDLELEIDIDDIYKPGSVLDFPKRPPWDYTMSKEKLLQIEDKSFREYLERVYSQYKPTQLSYFEHNLETWRQLWRVLEMSDVLLLITDIRHPVLHFSPALYDYVTVEMKKSLILVLNKIDLAPPALVVAWRQYFQQRFPEVFIVCFTSFPQNRGEGRDPEDVFKKRRRRRRGGWAGAMGPKQLLQACEAVTAGKVDLSSWREKMERDAMAARSGGLGSEGEEDEETVLVEHHSDVAMEMGIPSRELFKDGVLTLGCVGFPNVGKSSLINGLVGRKVVSVSRTPGHTKYFQTYFLTPTVKLCDCPGLIFPSLVHRQQQILAGIYPIAQIQEPYTSVGYLAERIPVQELLKLKHPAAEESRLKEREAPLWTAWDICEAWAEKRGYKTAKAARNDVYRAANSLLRLAADGRLCLCMRPPGYALQKVHWEQHPETAEITALQAAQRHDSQATSDEEEMSSSEQEEDEKDRDADEEEEEEEEEEEEGPREEGTSSKKAPKNKILSSNMFSLLGDDDECA; encoded by the exons atgccGAAAAAGAAACCGTTTAGCgtcaaacaaaagaagaaacagtTACAAGATAAGCGAGAGAGGAAAAGAG GTCCGCCTGATGAGGTGCGCGCCGGGTCCAACAGCCGCAGCGGCAGCATGGAGAGGCGCCGCGAGGAGCACACAGACACCTCCGACAGCGAGTCTGTGTCCCTCCAGGTCAGGAGAGTAAACCAGCAGCCTGGCCCTCGCCGGCCAGGGGAGAGAGGCTACGACCCAAACAG gtACCGGATACACTTTGAGCGAGAGAGCAAGGAGGAGATTGAGCACAGGAAGAAGGCTTCGAGGGAGAAGGTGCTGGAGCCAGTCCGGGATTTGGAGCTGGAGATTGACATTGATGACATCTATAAACCAGGCTCTG TGCTGGACTTCCCGAAGAGACCCCCTTGGGATTACACGATGTCGAAGGAGAAGCTGCTGCAGATTGAGGATAAGTCTTTCAGAGAATACCTGGAGCGGGTCTACAGCCAGTATAAGCCCACACAGCTTAGCTACTTCGAACACAACCTGGAG ACTTGGAGACAGCTGTGGAGAGTGCTGGAGATGTCAGATGTTTTACTTCTCATTACAGACATCAGACACCCG GTCCTCCACTTTTCCCCTGCACTCTATGACTATGTTACCGTGGAGATGAAGAAGAGCCTCATTCTGGTGCTGAACAAGATCGACCTGGCCCCGCCTGCTCTGGTGGTTGCCTGGCGACAGTATTTCCAGCAGCGGTTTCCAGAGGTCTTCATAGTCTGCTTCACCTCCTTTCCACAGaacagaggagaggggagggaccCAGAGGATG TGTTCAAGAAGCGCCGAAGGAGGAGAAGAGGGGGCTGGGCAGGAGCAATGGGACCGAAGCAGCTACTCCAGGCATGTGAGGCTGTCACTGCTGGCAAAG TGGACCTGAGCAGCTGGCGGGAGAAGATGGAGCGGGATGCAATGGCAGCCAGGAGTGGGGGACTGGGTTCAGAgggggaggaggatgaggagacgGTGCTAGTGGAACACCACAGTGACGTTGCCATGGAGATGGGAATCCCCTCTCGGGAGCTTTTCAAAGATGGGGTCCTTACTCTGGGCTGTGTGG gGTTCCCGAACGTTGGAAAGTCCTCTCTGATCAATGGGCTGGTGGGCCGGAAGGTGGTGAGCGTGTCCCGGACCCCCGGTCACACCAAGTACTTTCAGACCTATTTCCTGACCCCGACAGTCAAGCTGTGCGACTGCCCAGGACTCATCTTCCCCTCCCTTGTCCACAGACAGCAACAG ATCTTGGCTGGGATTTACCCCATCGCTCAGATCCAGGAGCCCTACAcatcagtggggtacctggcagagagGATTCCCGTCCAGGAACTGCTGAAGCTAAAGCACCCGGCCGCTGAGGAGAGCCGATTGAAGGAGCGGGAGGCGCCTCTGTGGACTGCCTGGGACATCTGTGAAG CCTGGGCGGAAAAGAGAGGCTACAAGACAGCGAAGGCGGCTCGCAATGACGTGTACCGGGCTGCTAACAGCTTGTTGAGGCTGGCTGCGGACGGAAGGCTGTGTCTGTGCATGAGACCACCGGGGTACGCGCTGCAGAAAG TGCACTGGGAGCAGCACCCTGAGACCGCAGAGATCACCGCCCTGCAGGCAGCTCAGAGGCATGACAGCCAGGCAACCTCGGATGAGGAAGAGATGTCCAGCTCGGAGCAGGAGGAGGACGAGAAAGACAGAGATgcagatgaagaggaggaggaggaggaggaagaggaagaggaggggcCAAGGGAGGAAGGAACTTCTTCAAAGAAGGCGCCAAAGAACAAAATTCTTAGCTCCAATATGTTCTCGCTGCTGGGAGATGATGACGAGTGTGCTTaa